One genomic region from Halorussus rarus encodes:
- a CDS encoding COX15/CtaA family protein — protein sequence MARFRHLAAVTTGLTFALILLGVYTAAMGAGLSCSAQWPFCDGGLIPQTFPSFVEWFHRLIAMITGFFILGTAAGAWKYTGEKRIRGAATLALAVTPLQIVLGGATVFVYTPVVQVAHHAAALVIFGALVATTLWSYEAERTPDARAAESTAGYPSD from the coding sequence ATGGCCCGGTTCCGCCACCTCGCGGCCGTCACGACCGGTCTGACGTTCGCGCTCATCCTGCTGGGCGTCTACACCGCGGCGATGGGCGCCGGACTGTCCTGCTCGGCCCAGTGGCCGTTCTGCGACGGCGGGCTGATCCCGCAGACGTTCCCGAGCTTCGTCGAGTGGTTCCACCGCCTGATCGCGATGATCACCGGCTTCTTCATCCTCGGGACCGCGGCCGGGGCGTGGAAGTACACCGGCGAGAAGCGCATCCGCGGCGCTGCGACGCTCGCGCTCGCGGTCACGCCGCTCCAGATTGTGCTCGGCGGCGCGACGGTATTCGTCTACACGCCGGTCGTCCAGGTCGCCCACCACGCCGCCGCGCTGGTCATCTTCGGCGCGCTCGTGGCGACGACGCTGTGGTCCTACGAGGCCGAGCGGACGCCCGACGCCCGCGCGGCCGAGTCGACCGCCGGCTATCCGAGCGATTGA
- a CDS encoding M24 family metallopeptidase, which yields MTKQDRLDAYLAEHDLEAVWFARPNSFAWLTGASNVVDREGVVGEAAVGYDGDGLEVVTNNIEADRLREEELPDDVPVTEYDWYAKSLGEAVADRGPEPAAADFDAQGLSSVDASPLRQPLTEEDVERYRDLGRQTAEALEAVCRELQPGDNESEVASALRVALGARDIEAPVALVGGAERARKYRHYTPTDAELGEYALVSVTAERGGLHASATRTVAFESEMADDDLTELGERHHAARIAEVTALGATKAVAGLSGDPTSVFQALQAAYEHLGYPDEWELHHQGGAAGYAGREWMAAPEMAASAEVTTPMAYAWNPTVQGAKSEDTVLVTEDGFEVLTDTGRWPTSPVDAYDYDAVVERPDVLVQDEA from the coding sequence ATGACCAAGCAGGACCGCCTCGACGCCTACCTCGCGGAGCACGACCTCGAAGCCGTCTGGTTCGCCCGACCCAACTCGTTCGCGTGGCTCACCGGCGCCAGCAACGTGGTCGACCGCGAGGGCGTCGTCGGCGAGGCCGCGGTGGGGTACGACGGCGACGGCCTCGAGGTGGTGACGAACAACATCGAGGCCGACCGCCTGCGCGAGGAGGAACTGCCCGACGACGTCCCCGTCACCGAGTACGACTGGTACGCGAAGTCACTTGGCGAGGCGGTCGCCGACCGCGGCCCGGAGCCGGCCGCCGCGGACTTCGACGCGCAGGGGCTGTCGTCGGTCGACGCCTCGCCGCTGCGCCAGCCCCTCACCGAGGAGGACGTCGAGAGGTACCGCGACCTGGGACGGCAGACCGCCGAAGCGCTCGAGGCGGTCTGCCGGGAACTCCAGCCCGGTGACAACGAGTCGGAGGTCGCCTCCGCGCTCCGGGTGGCGCTCGGCGCCCGGGACATCGAGGCGCCCGTGGCGCTGGTCGGCGGCGCGGAGCGCGCCCGGAAGTACCGCCACTACACGCCCACGGACGCCGAACTCGGCGAGTACGCGCTGGTGTCGGTGACGGCCGAGCGCGGCGGGCTCCACGCCAGCGCGACCCGGACCGTCGCCTTCGAGTCCGAGATGGCCGACGACGACCTGACCGAACTCGGCGAGCGCCACCACGCCGCCCGCATCGCGGAGGTGACCGCGCTGGGCGCCACGAAGGCCGTCGCCGGGCTCTCGGGCGACCCGACGAGCGTCTTCCAGGCGCTCCAGGCCGCCTACGAGCACCTGGGCTACCCCGACGAGTGGGAACTCCACCATCAGGGCGGCGCGGCCGGTTACGCGGGCCGGGAGTGGATGGCGGCCCCCGAGATGGCCGCGTCGGCCGAGGTCACGACCCCGATGGCCTACGCGTGGAATCCGACCGTGCAGGGCGCCAAGAGCGAGGACACGGTGCTGGTGACGGAGGACGGCTTCGAGGTGTTGACCGACACCGGGCGGTGGCCGACCAGCCCGGTCGACGCCTACGACTACGACGCCGTCGTCGAGCGCCCCGACGTGCTGGTGCAGGACGAGGCGTGA